The genomic interval tcttttattaattaataatgagacatatatatatatatgtatattacaTACAAAGTATTTTGAAGAataaaaaattcatatctacATAAtaatagaataataattctgcCGTTACACTAATTATTAAAACTGAAACCAAAATTAGAACAGAATCCGGTTTGGCTTCTCTCACTCTGTCTCGTCCTTTTCTTCGCTTGAAAGAACCTTTCATTTCTCCCCCTGTCCTCACTTATATTATATGCGCCTTTTCTCTCCTCcagtactctctctctctctctctctaaattcCATATTTATCTCAATTACTGCTTTGATTTTCATATTATTTTGATGAACAAACAACGCGATCCATCATGTATCTGGTCGAATTCTAAATCAAGTTtgttatttcaatttttggttttggcaTGATATGCAGGTCAAACtcagtaatttgtaaaatcaGAGATGATCCTTAGGTGATTTGTCAAACTCTGTATTGTCTTGCAACAACCAATCAATATCCTTCATATCATCATAGCAATTGCAGTAGCCGTGTTTCTCATTCTGGATCGGGCAATTTGAACATTCGAGCAATAAGATGGGTTATCTCAATTCGGTTTTGTCATCTTCAAGCCAGGTTCATGCTGACGACGCTCCCGTTAGCGGTGGTGGCCTCAGGTTGCTTAATTATCTGCTAGTTTAGGTTTCTTTTTGTTCGGATCTAGCGTCAGTCTTGCTTTTTATGGACTCTATCATAATCTCTTTTGATTGTTTACTTTCTATTCTAGCATTCGGTAGCTGAATTGCTATCTGAATTTTTATTGTGTATTTATTGTCATTGAGTCCATCCGCAACAGTAAATGATTCTCAATTTGGTCTTTGACCTGTTTCGTGGGCAAGTGATAGTGAGTTTTCATAATAAGGTCTTCTCATGCGTTTACTGTAATGTATTGTATACATACCTACGCGATAAATAATACCTCTGTTATTTTGCTTCTGATGATATACTGCTCACCTATGATGTTCGTTGAAATGGTTGTTCTGCTAACCCTGAACTATGTCGTATATCTTTGTTTAACTGGGGAAAGGCAAAATGGTGATAGAATTTAACTAGCGACCAGTAATTCATGTTAAATATCAAGAGTCTGGACTTACAGAAACTTGCAATTTACATTTCATAGTTCTGTTGTATCAGGCTGCATCATTGTTTGTACAGCTGCCTTAATTATGATTTGTGTTCCTCAGGTGCAAAAATCATGTTTGTGCATATTATTTTGTTTGCCTGGGTGCTGGTTTTTTTCAAAGAATATTGCCTGGAATTTTGTGATAGACTTTCTAAaaaatcttttcatttatgttatgatttttctACAAAGTGGCAGTTATTATTTTCTTCCAATGTATGTCTTTGAGTGCTGAACTCAtattgaaaaacaaatagCTCACATCCTTTTTCCGTAGAAACTCATGATATCTCGAAACCCATTCCATTCATGCATTTGATCcgttttaattttgttattttaaatGCCATACTGAAATTAGATGTAATCTTCACCTTTTAATTTTCAGTCTTTATGTCAGATTTCAAATTCATCCTCTGTTTTGAATGTTTTTCTGACACCAGATATGATGTTAAATGTGGCAACAGTCAGAATGGAAAATTCAGCTATGGATATGCAAGTTCTCCCGGAAAAAGATCTTCTATGGAAGATTTTTACGAGACAAGAATTGATGGTGTTGAGGGGGAGATAGTTGGTCTCTTTGGAGTTTTTGATGGTACATCTATCACTATTACTCACTCATATCTACGCTTGTGAAACTTGGATAAGTGAAATAATAGAGTATAGACAATTGTCAATTATAATTTGAGTGTATGGATTTCTATTCTTTCTTTAGGTGGAATTCCCTAGTGTGCATCTCTTTTCTCTACTTGGCAATTATTGCTTTTAGTGGGTATCAACTATCAACCAAGGTCACTGGATGTCTGGATGTAATAGCTGTTGTCATGGTTTAATATGACCGTACTGTTAAGTGGGTTTTGCTTTGAGTCAGAGTTAAAAGCAGATGAACGTTGGTTTGACCCTCTTTGTTGGTTACAAGCTTCACATGCTTTCATTCATTTCAATTGGTAATTAAACTTGGATAGTTTCTGAGTTTTGATGGACTGGCATTTTTCATATGGTTTGACTATAGTTACTCATGCAGTCACTTCTCTACTTGTTTACTCTTGGATCAGTTTTTTAGTATGTCTTAAAACACTTATTTACTGTTCTCGTGTTTGTATTATAAGAATATTCATATTCATGATCTTTTTATAATTGCATGCATTTGTAAATGAGTCACAATGATTAATGGACGATTTAATTCACATTGTGATTGAATCAGGTCATGGGGGTGCACGTGCTGCCGAATATGTCAAGCAAAATCTGTTCAGTAATTTGATCAAGCATCCAAAGTTTATTTCTGACACCAAATCTGCTATAGGTTTGGCACTATTACCTATAGCCAGTACGCTCAtgattgctttttttttttgcgaaaCTAATTGTATTTAATATCAAATTTCTTCTTTTCGCAGCTGACGCATACAGCCACACAGACTCAGAATTCCTGAAGTCAGAAAATAATCAGAATAGAGATGCTGGGTCAACTGCTTCGACTGCTATCCTAGTTGGTGACCGTTTGCTTGTTGCAAATGTTGGGGATTCCAGAGCAGTGATATGCAGGGGTGGTAATGGTAAGAATTTTAATGATTGTTCGCCCCTCAGTATGATGTTAGACTCAACAGTCAATCCCCATGTCTAGTGTTTGGTGATCTGGGCTTACGGGTAGAGAGACCATGGGATGAGAATAGGATATGAAATTGCAACTTTATGTTGATTGTCAAGTTGTTACAGTATTCATGTATCACGGTTGAATAAGACAATCTTATCATATCCTACAGCTATAGCTGTTTCTAGAGATCACAAGCCTGACCAAACTGATGAGCGTCAACGGATTGAGGATGCAGGAGGATTTGTAATGTGGGCAGGTAAGATTTCTCAATGATTGATTTGAAGCTTTTTTCACATGATTTATGGTTTGTATTCTTAATGGTGGAGATGATAACAACAGGAACTTGGAGAGTTGGAGGTGTTCTTGCCGTTTCTCGTGCATTTGGAGATAGGTTGTTGAAGCAGTATGTTGTTGCTGATCCAGAAATCCAGGTTTTATTCTCATTACTGATACTTAATGTCAATAGTTTAGTCATTCAATATATCTGAGGATCAATTTCAGTTTACTACCCTGAAATTTGGGTCACCTTTCAGTTTCTTTCCTGTACTTTCTTTCATCGCGTGTGCCCTTGCAGTCTCAAAATCCACAACGGgataaaatttgaaatttgaaattgatGGTTGAAAAATGAAATGTGGGCCTCCTTGTCTCCACCTTATTGGATCATGACATCAGCATCTGTGGAATGTTTTTGAAATTTCCGGTTCTGATGAATTTTGAGACCGCAAAGGCACACGTGATTGCTTTTCACAGGGGCAAAACTTAAAGGTGACCAAGTGTTCATGGtagtaaactgaaattaatccTTTATTTGATGAACTTGGAAGTTAGGTACTACTAGCTTATTGTTTATTTGAATTGAAGAGTTACTTGATTTGTAGCAATTGGTTGATTTGTATGCCTTATGCTTTTCTTGCTTGCAATTAATCCTTTATCTGCTGGCGTATTGTTTAGGTTTAATTGAAGAGTTACTTGGTTTGTGGCAATTGGTTGATTTGTATTCCTTATGCTTTTCTTGCTTGCATATTTATTGAGCTGTTTTAGAGTACTCAATTAACCTGGTTTTTATTTGGCAGGAGGAAAAGATTGACAACACTCTTGAGTTTCTTATCCTTGCAAGTGATGGACTGTGGGATGTTGTCACCAATGAGGTGTGCCGTGATTTtccattcttatttttctatttctttCATCAATGGGTGGAGGGTGAATGACATTCTGCCACTTTTTATTTCATACTATTTTTAACCTTACCACAGTTATTAAataattgttttgttttttttgtactCCTGCTGGGACCTTTTAAGTTATGACTGTGGGTTAAGTGATTCTATTCCCTGATTCCAGGAAGCCGTTGCGATGATTAAATCAATTCAGGATCCAAAACAGGCATCGGAGAGGCTAATGCAGGAAGCATATCAGAGAGGAAGTGCTGATAATATTACTTGCGTTGTTGTACGTTTCTTGACTAATCCAGGAGGTTCATCAAGAAGCAGTTCTGGGTAAGCACCAATCCAGGTCAGATCAAGGGTGTTGGTTCCTTCAGACTGACAGGTGGGCTGTCAATAAAAGAATTCAGTGGTGATAGTCATAGAAAATCTATGGTAGTATTGTACTTTTACAAGGATAGACTGTTCAATATTATCAGGCCGCTTGTATTTGCCTCTAGCATAGAAAGACCGTGTGAGTTTAGTTCTTGTAACTTGTGGTGTCAAGTGTAATGGAAATGTTTCATCTGTTTGTAAAGCGTATTCTCATTTCATTTGCTGTAAAAATCTCATGCTGATTGTTAAACTCTTGAGGGTTAAATGATTGTCCAAAATACTCGTGATGCAACCGATCGATTTATGTAAACGAATCTGTCTAGTTACTATTCCATACTGTATGCATGGGACT from Argentina anserina chromosome 2, drPotAnse1.1, whole genome shotgun sequence carries:
- the LOC126785375 gene encoding probable protein phosphatase 2C 59, encoding MGYLNSVLSSSSQVHADDAPVSGGGLSQNGKFSYGYASSPGKRSSMEDFYETRIDGVEGEIVGLFGVFDGHGGARAAEYVKQNLFSNLIKHPKFISDTKSAIADAYSHTDSEFLKSENNQNRDAGSTASTAILVGDRLLVANVGDSRAVICRGGNAIAVSRDHKPDQTDERQRIEDAGGFVMWAGTWRVGGVLAVSRAFGDRLLKQYVVADPEIQEEKIDNTLEFLILASDGLWDVVTNEEAVAMIKSIQDPKQASERLMQEAYQRGSADNITCVVVRFLTNPGGSSRSSSG